TGTAGTCTAGTtctattgatttattttttaacagattTTATTTCCTAAATAATGTAACTTACTATGTTTTTCCTAAATTCCTACAGGGTTACTTGGTGAACTGGGATGTCCAGAGACAGGTTTGGGATTAtctttttggaaaagaaatgtaTCAAGTAAGAGCCTTTTTACAATTACAGTTTCTGTGTAAGTTAAAAGGTTAAATACTGACTAATGGAATTAACAGAAGTACATCAAATGTTAAATAGAGCTGATGAGCTTACTGTTCTCTTTAAAAGTACCTTCAGTTAGAAATCACAAGGATTTATCTTTGCAAACTGAAGAAAATTGAGCTCTGGGGTagctattttaaaaacatttcttgtGTATATTCATACTGAGTTGTGTGAAGAAACTCAtacaaatataattaaaaacagGAGCAGAATATATATGAAGGTGTTCCCTTCTATTTTACCCATTAATTTGATAAAGTATCACTGCTCATGAGATCTTTGGAAAGAGCTAACTCTTTCTAAGCCTAGCTTCTACAAGTAGGGCAAGTGGTCATCATGTCTTCAAGTTTACATAACCCTCAACTGCTGCAAAATACAGTGTCATCTTCTAAGTTTTAAATGATGACAAActttaatgtatttttcataGGTGGATTTTGTAGACACCAATATTATTATTACTGAACCTTATTTTAACTTCACTTCAATTCAAGAATCCATGAATGAAATTCTATTTGAAGAATATCAGTTTCAAGCAGTTCTCAGAGTAAATGGTGAGTCTGTCTAGTTTGCATGGATATATTTTGAATGTTAGCCTGATCAATAAATAAATCCATATGCATGCACAACACActtgtgtatatataaaaatagtAAAGAAACACATTAATTTCCTCCCTGGCTCTTGAGTAATATGCTTTATTACTCAAGTAATATGCTTTATTACTCAAGCTTATATGCTTGACTAATATGTACTTGCACTGGATTAAACTTCTTTTTCAGAAATTCCATTCCTCTTATACTGTTCTTAAAAGTGTTACGCTATATAATAAAAGGAAATTTGAAGAGAGTCGGGGTGACAGAGATAAAGGATGGATTTTGAAACGTCTACTAAAAATTTGGATGAAGTCTTTCTTAGCTTTCCTTTTTGTGGGGAGTGGGTCtggctttttggtttgtgttaaTAAATGAGACACAGACTAGAGGAagtggttacaagctgcaccaggggaggtttaggctggatattaggaaatacttcttcacagaaagggttatcaaacattggaatggtctgcccagggcagtggtggagtcaccatgccttgaggtgtttaagcagcgtgtggacctggtgcttagggacgtggtttagtgttgatcTTTCAGTGCcaggtcaaaggttggactggatgatctttgaggtctcttccaaccagatatattttgTGATTCCAATCATGAAACGTATTGTGTCTTACAAGGGATATGTAAGTAACATCACAACTCTTCTGCAAGATAGCTGGACATAGGATACTCTTTTAGATAGGTTTGATAAATACTGATGTGATCAGTCTGTTTTAGGAGATTTTAGGAGAGGAAACTGAGTATGGGCTGGCATTATTGAAAAAGAATAAATGGGGCATATATGATACTTAATTTTATCCACTGTCATATATTGGCTGTGGTATTATATACtggggtcttgaaagtctgtcAAAGGGATTTAAAATATGAAGCAAGTACACTTCCATATCAATGTAAAATCTAAAAGTGTGTATTCATataaaaatggaatgaaattttctgtatttcagctgGAGCTCTGAGTGCTCACAGGTACTTCCGAGATAATCCATCAGAGCTATGCTGTATCATTGTGGATAGTGGATATTCTTTTACACACATTGTACCTTACTGTAGaagtaaaaagaagaaagaagcaatCATCAGGTAAACTGCAGTGTATATTACCTAGACAAATTGTTAGCTATTCCTGAAGCTAATAATGACAGAATTCCTTCTGTTACTCCACTTCCACAGGATTAATGTTGGAGGAAAACTCTTAACTAACCATCTAAAGGAGATAATCTCTTACAGGTAAGGAATGCTGACCATTGTCTTGAGACCTAGTATGAAATGAGGTAGAAGTTTGTGGGGATATTTTTACTGGTTCTGTGAATTTTAGATTAAATGCTGTTTAAaggagagaatttttttctgttacagtCTGCAGTTTACTATCTTGAATTAAGATGAAGATGAATTAAGGTGAATTTAAGATCTGTGAAGAATTAGGCTGTTAAAATGCCCCCACTTCTGAAGTTGCTGAGGCTGCTTGTGTGTTCCCAATTATTTCAGTCTTTAGTATTTTCTGAGATGTCCCAGTAGATCATCAGTCAGTTTGCTAAGTGGTTCTATCAGTATCACAAATAAAATTCATCAGGACCAACAATTATATTTGCCTAGATTAAGGTTTAGGTAAAGGTCTTAGAGCTAATTGCAAGGTTATGGCTACACTTGTTATGAAGACATTGGGCAAGTGCAGGCAGATGTTTGTAGTCATGGAACTGTGAAGTAGGAAAATACTCAACTTCAGTAGGCCAGGAACACCTTTGTAAATTGAGTATGAATTTTAGATACTGAGACTGTAGCTTTTTGTGATTTGCAACCTGTGGTTGCTCATCTCCAGTGGAAAATTGGACAACTAATGCTAAGACTGAATTATTCTTAAACCTGTTTGTTTTCACAGGCAGCTACATGTAATGGATGAAACACATGTAATTAACCAAGTGAAAGAAGATGTGTGTTACGTTTCTCAAGACTTTTACAAGGACATGGACATTGCCAAGTATGTGTACAATGGTACTAAAGGTTAAAGCTGGCACTTCTGAATAATCTATTTGTACAAATAAAGCTATACCCTTAATCAGAAAACATTCTAAGTAAGTCAAATGAAGTTTGATTCATGTTTGTCAGTGTAAAAATAGTTGGGatttagaatttatttttttactctgTTGTATTTTACATTCTTCTAGgctgaaaggagaggagaataCTGTAATGGTAGATTATGTTTTGCCAGACTTCAGCACAATCAAAAAAGGATTTTGTAAGGTAATGATAATAGGGTTTTTGAAGTATTTGTTTGACTGTTTCCTTGCAGAAGTCTAGTAGAGAGGGTAAAaagactttattttattttaaagccatattgtattttttttctgtcctatGCATTAATTGGTAATATTTTCCCTAGGCACTTGAGATGAAAATCAAACACACTTTTTCCAGCATAGCATTTTGTGGCCTCTTACTTAAtatttgtaggttttttttttgcttgtgctctGTCACAGTCTATCCATGCCATTATTGTTGGGGGCTTTTTAAAGTTAAGTGGGAAAATGTTTTCTCCCAAGTCTCTCTGAATTTCATTTAAATACCCTCATAAGTAGAAGGTTCCAAGTCATGTTAAAGAAGAGCCTGAAAAGTCTTCACACCAATGAAGACAATTGAACTGTTTAATCCCATTTACTGAGCTAGCCATAGTTTCAATAGCAGTTCCAACATTTTAAAGCCACTCGTGTGCATACCTGTTATATTTTGGTTCAGGCAAACCTACAGTTGATAAAAGCAGAGTCGCTTCAGATTTAATACCAGAGTATTTATTGATAATACAGCTTAGGGTAGAATATATTGCCTCCTTCTGCAGTACATAAAGAAGATTAGCTGAATACTCTTAAGATGTAATTTCATTTCTTAAGCAGTGGCTATTATTCATGTCTTTAATATAGCCAAGGGAGGAGATGGTGTTAAGTGGAAAATACAAGACTGGTGAACAAATACTTCGTCTAGCAAATGAAAGATTTGCAGTTCCAGAAATTCTCTtccatccttcagatattggtaTTCAAGAGATGGGAATTCCTGAAGCCATTGTTTACTCTATTCAGAATTTGCCTGAAGGTATAACCTAGAAGGATTTTGAAAAGCTTGGGTGTGTTGGTGGTGTTTGGAttcggttttggtttgggttctttttagTACTCTCAATATGCCAGTCATTAAGTTGTGAACTTTTGTCTTCTGATGTGTGTCACATACAGTAGGGCAGATTGTCTACAAGATTCTCTGTTGGGCAAGCACAGATTTGTGGTGATTCATCAAATGGTTTCTGGTCTTGTTTCAGTTAATAGCTGTAGACTTAATTCCTTTTGTGACATGACCTGTCTGTCTTTGATACTGACGATACTGGAAATTAGTTTtagttgcattttaaaatacagtttccctttttaaaaattaaactgacCAAACTCAGTAATTTAAACATTGAACTATAAAACCTTTCTGACTGCTGTTTGTCAGAAGTAAACCCAGAACTTCCATTTTATAGGTGATGTACAGGTAATTAACGATTACAAAAAGCTTTCGTAAGTTTTATGAAATCACATAAATACTTGTGTGGCATTGAGGCTATTATTTGGTACTCTTAGAAACAGCGTAACTTAAAATCCCTTCTGAAAAGGGAATTGTGTTGGCAGACATGGAATTTAAAAGACAATATAATAGTAGGTATGAAAACCAAATTCTAAAAATCACAGAGAGTGATTAATAACTGTTGTATTTCTCAATAAAACTATAATGGGTGTGATCATTAGATGTTCATGAAATTCTTCTATACATATTTCTTACTTCTGTTGCAATTCATAATAAaatgaaagggaagagaaaaacccTTCTAATCTTCAGTCTGTAACTCAGATTTACTTCTTTTTCCAGAAATGCAGCCTCATTTCTTCAAGAACATAGTTCTGACTGGGGGAAACACCCTTTTTCCAGGCTTCAGAGATCGAGTTTATTCTGAAGTTCGATGTCTTACTCCAACTGATTATGATGTTTCTGTTGTTCTTCCTGAAAAGTAAGTCCTAAACTGGACACAACAAGCTTTGTCCTTCTAGCAGAATAAACTATAAAATAGGATTTCTTTTGCTGAGAAGTTGGTAAAGGgatttaatttaaatattaagTGAACCAAAATTGTACatgaagaatatttttcatcattttcagACAAACCAAATTAATTAGAGACTACCTGCTTGCCCTGTACTTTGACGAATGAAATTAAGCATGTAAGCCTTCAGTCTTCTTATTGCAAACAGATAAATAAGACTGAATTGTCATGAAGTGGATTCATGTAAGATTAGAGTTTTGTCTCTTATTTAAAAGTTTTTATCACATTAATGATGCCATGTCATTATTAACGTAGCcacttcagggagctggaagggGCAGCCTCTTTGGAGAGACAGCATACAGTTGAGACAAAACAAATAGATcttgaaagcaaaaaagaaattttagaaAAGTATTATTAAAGActattttttcagttttattaaaCAGTCATTATCTTTTCAAAGTAAATACAAAACTATCTGTACATCCTGCCTCTTCATACCTGCCTCCAAAGAGGTACTTTTGTTTTCTATATAGAAAACAAAATCAGTAAAGCCCTGCTAAAATTTCACTGTGTGATAACTTATCTGGAGCTGGAGGCTTTTATTTagcaatgaaaaatattttattacataGGTATTGCTGAATACACATCTTGCACATTATGCatgctttattttaaattaatttacacGTGAGTAACAACAATTCTGTTCATTTTTCAGCCCTATTACTTATTCTTGGGAAGGGGGGAAGCTCATCTCTGAAAATGATGATTTTGAAGATATGGTAGTAACTAGAGAAGATTATGAAGAGCATGGACACAATATCTGTGAAGAGAAATTTGACATATAAGTAGCATACTTGGATACATTGTTATTCCATTGTTCTACTCAGAATGGAACTCTTTGAAGGATAACCTGTTAGGATTGTGTTTTAGCTTTCCTGTATTTTAAGTGGGTTGGGGAAAAAagtttcagattttaaaaataaaatggtgCAAGCCCAATTGTATGAAATATGTTGTTTCATTATGTTCTCATCTTTTACTGATTGCTTCAATGTATTCATACTACAGAAAACCTCAGTGCCTGAGgcaataaaaatattgaatGCTTGTACTAGTCTGAAACTAACAAGAAAAAGACCGTTTTgtccttcctctgttttttACTTTGTGCATGCAACTGAACAGACATTAAACACATCTCAAAAGGTCTCTTTGAGATTGTGCATCCTGAACTGGAATGAGTTTTATGTTTTGTTACTTTACTGAGTAGCCATGAGAGGAATATAGGCAAAAAGTCTGAAAGATGTTTTCCTAATTTTGGAATATAACTGGAAGCGTAACGCTAAAAACCAATAATCTGTAGTTCGAAGTTGTTCTGTTGAGCAGGACCTTACATTTAAGATCACAATTCTTGCAACAGAAGAATGTAAATTAGTAGAGTCACAGCAGGGTTGGTGATTCCTGTCCCATAAGCTGAAGGAAAGCAGCTATAAACTCGGGCTGTCCACTTGAAGCATTCCCTTACTTTTTGATAGGTGCTTCTACACCCACTGAACTGCCTCTTCCTTCTGAAGACACTATGAAATGATAGACTGAGTCACCCATCTTTATGCAATGCTTTATTATCATCTTTAAATTAGCACAAGAAAATTATAATTGAGTTAAAgtgcaagaattttttttaaaacagatttttt
The nucleotide sequence above comes from Indicator indicator isolate 239-I01 chromosome 14, UM_Iind_1.1, whole genome shotgun sequence. Encoded proteins:
- the ACTR6 gene encoding actin-related protein 6 translates to MATLVLDNGAYNAKIGYSHANVSVIPNCQFRSKTARLKTFTANQLDEIKDPSGLFYILPFQKGYLVNWDVQRQVWDYLFGKEMYQVDFVDTNIIITEPYFNFTSIQESMNEILFEEYQFQAVLRVNAGALSAHRYFRDNPSELCCIIVDSGYSFTHIVPYCRSKKKKEAIIRINVGGKLLTNHLKEIISYRQLHVMDETHVINQVKEDVCYVSQDFYKDMDIAKLKGEENTVMVDYVLPDFSTIKKGFCKPREEMVLSGKYKTGEQILRLANERFAVPEILFHPSDIGIQEMGIPEAIVYSIQNLPEEMQPHFFKNIVLTGGNTLFPGFRDRVYSEVRCLTPTDYDVSVVLPENPITYSWEGGKLISENDDFEDMVVTREDYEEHGHNICEEKFDI